The Oncorhynchus kisutch isolate 150728-3 unplaced genomic scaffold, Okis_V2 Okis07a-Okis12b_hom, whole genome shotgun sequence genome includes a region encoding these proteins:
- the LOC109881463 gene encoding uncharacterized protein LOC109881463 isoform X4: protein MVVCGEPWLEGGDPRAVGSIPPCLSLRRWGSGPVPGGSAEEEEAGVFAKTLSLHQGWTFGPFVGELTRGPLSCLKYAWAIKENDSYYFVDASDENKSNWMRYVACAACEEEHNLTVFQYRGQIFYRVSQPIPEGTELKVWIGQEYAAMLGLGIGENIKCEFGDKEILLRIFRDIQVVPVGGTSSLPDANGSYSWSDNSQSGSPLPVISDVSSGLQTDTTDPTPVLNPPQNTNQTGLATTVKYDFVKGAEILLSPSQPNSPVWEFFGFEPDPNGQPLDKDKVMCKLCGQQVDYSATVTQLENHLVQMHHMKRRDVIKDGNKPWVSSSRFRPYPTTGGRAPRSSSPSTHRPTNSNYSNEDWTWSGNGSSAVTDTVTAGSTATPGQRTLSNFLTNQTTTAITNFLIKDLLPPGTVEGEGFKQLIQTLLPSCKEIPSASLLEEVLRDVHTEGRKTWAKLLTNSTGFNEEDTSKPNIPVQFKPSSSTRKAARFHSQTQNQVSHHVAVSADVWCHDWQGDQERYATLWAHFINADFTSHNLALATQRLGETGTGDMDLSVVEATVRSVAQEWDISQPSFILLGGEEMEKTKVGAKKRERSGEGVGGGARHHHPNSTTFLEMEDSISSDDLSGLERAIERANSTSEESHSPPIPCFFTAVQSCIEEVMSHSIISKTLSVFQHLLYSLFSLHHKDMVTLHPARKLIVVLQKQETAELKAWAYGKPGWNGLYSVVKTLLRYQNMISETLKQIDSEIQTGQDTGSPTDLDSGATAALKTADKHDTNSTSAGRANSDTTDSSNSSVPVPPKRSDWKVLEDLSSLLKPLDVACCTLAKEPFPKLSLVKPILTGLLDRHFAPHPRHRNDSTILKELKKKIRWGLSRRYNDPQINQVLCVACALDPQFHGLGFMDVREQATTFAWLKKEVVRIVEEDRRRAEAASPGGRKRKKRGSSSTTSSGEMEGDVLRRSKRLKEITPVSFKERTESDSDEEATDSSVNDDSESDNMEPKLEPTSQQTGMEFLLGDLFGSQSQNKQPSVEETVDIELSVFRAEKGATLGVEPLQWWKARSGQLPLLAKVARAYLAAPAVAGSAVQMFLQDGGGVIQRKRTNIPPEGLDQMLFLHHNGLTATTQGYTTV, encoded by the exons ATGGTGGTCTGCGGTGAGCCATGGTTGGAGGGCGGTGACCCCCGTGCGGTGGGTTCCATCCCCCCGTGCCTCAGCCTGCGGAGGTGGGGCAGTGGGCCTGTGCCTGGGGGGTCagcagaggaggaagaggcggGGGTGTTTGCCAAGACCCTGTCACTGCATCAGGGGTGGACGTTTGGACCCTTCGTAGGAGAATTGACCCGCGGCCCTCTGAGTTGCCTCAAATACGCCTGGGCT ATCAAAGAAAATGATTCCTACTACTTCGTAGATGCCTCGGatgaaaacaaatcaaactgGATGAG GTATGTAGCGTGTGCTGCCTGCGAGGAAGAACACAACCTGACAGTGTTCCAGTACCGCGGTCAGATCTTCTACAGGGTCTCCCAGCCCATCCCTGAGGGGACAGAACTCAAGGTCTGGATTGGCCAGGAGTACGCTGCCATGCTGGGTCTAGGGATCG GTGAGAACATCAAGTGTGAATTCGGGGACAAGGAAATCCTACTGCGGATCTTCCGTGACATCCAGGTCGTGCCAGTGGGCGGAACTAGCAGTCTCCCAGACGCCAATGGCTCTTACAGCTGGTCAGACAACAGCCAATCAGGGAGCCCCCTGCCAGTCATCAGTGATGTCAGTAGCGGGTTACAGACTGATACCACTGACCCCACCCCTGTCCTCAACCCACCTCAAAACACCAATCAGACGGGACTGGCAACAACCGTGAAGTACGACTTTGTAAAGGGTGCTGAGATACTGCTGAGCCCCTCTCAGCCCAACAGCCCCGTATGGGAGTTCTTTGGGTTTGAGCCGGACCCCAACGGCCAGCCGCTGGACAAGGACAAAGTCATGTGCAAGCTGTGTGGTCAACAGGTGGACTACAGTGCTACTGTCACCCAGCTGGAGAACCACCTGGTCCAGATGCACCATATGAAGCGTCGGGACGTCATCAAGGACGGCAACAAGCCCTGGGTTTCGTCCTCGCGCTTCAGGCCTTACCCCACTACGGGCGGCAGAGCACCTCGTTCTAGCAGCCCCTCAACCCACAGACCCACCAACAGCAACTACAGTAATGAGGACTGGACTTGGAGTGGAAACGGCAGTTCAGCAGTGACCGATACTGTGACCGCGGGTTCCACCGCTACACCGGGACAGAGAACGCTCTCTAACTTCCTGACCAATCAAACCACCACAGCCATCACTAACTTCCTCATCAAAGACTTGTTGCCCccgggtacagtggagggggaGGGCTTCAAGCAGCTGATCCAGACCCTGCTGCCGTCCTGCAAGGAGATTCCTTCAGCTTCTCTACTGGAGGAGGTGCTGAGGGACGTCCACACCGAGGGAAGAAAGACCTGGGCCAAGCTGCTGACCAACAGCACTGGGTTCAATGAGGAAGACACTTCCAAGCCTAATATTCCAGTTCAATTCAAACCCAGCTCCTCAACAAGAAAAGCTGCCCGTTTCCACTCACAGACCCAGAACCAAGTATCTCACCACGTAGCTGTTAGTGCTGACGTGTGGTGTCATGACTGGCAGGGAGACCAGGAGAGATACGCCACCCTGTGGGCCCATTTCATCAACGCTGACTTCACTTCCCATAACCTGGCTTTGGCCACGCAGCGTCTGGGTGAGACGGGAACTGGGGATATGGATCTGAGCGTGGTCGAGGCTACAGTGAGGTCCGTGGCTCAGGAGTGGGACATCTCTCAGCCCAGTTTCATCCTGCTTGGGGGCGAAGAGATGGAAAAGACGAAGGTAGGTgcgaagaagagagagagaagtggagaaggGGTGGGTGGAGGTGCCCGTCACCACCACCCGAACTCCACCACATTCCTGGAGATGGAGGACTCCATATCCTCTGATGATCTCTCAGGTTTGGAACGAGCGATCGAACGAGCCAACTCCACCAGCGAGGAGTCCCACTCTCCACCCATACCCTGTTTCTTCACAGCTGTTCAGAGCTGCATAGAGGAAGTCATGAGTCATTCCATCATCTCAAAGACCCTCAGTGTATTCCAACACCTTCTCTACagcctcttctccctccatcatAAAGACATGGTAACTCTTCACCCAGCCAGGAAACTGATCGTAGTCCTACAGAAGCAGGAGACGGCTGAGCTGAAGGCTTGGGCCTATGGGAAACCAGGCTGGAATGGGCTTTACAGTGTGGTTAAGACGCTCCTCCGCTATCAAAACATGATCTCTGAGACACTAAAACAAATAGACAGTGAGATCCAAACTGGACAAGACACAGGAAGTCCCACTGACTTGGATTCGGGGGCGACTGCCGCTTTGAAAACCGCTGACAAACATGACACAAACTCCACTTCCGCTGGCCGTGCTAACTCTGACACCACCGACAGCTCCAACTCATCGGTCCCCGTGCCTCCCAAGCGATCTGACTGGAAGGTGTTGGAGGATCTCTCCTCCTTGCTGAAACCCCTAGACGTGGCGTGCTGTACCCTGGCCAAGGAACCGTTCCCCAAGCTCTCGCTGGTCAAGCCCATCCTCACCGGCCTGCTCGACCGACATTTCGCCCCCCACCCCCGCCATCGCAACGACTCCACCATCTTGAAGGAACTCAAAAAGAAGATAAGGTGGGGCCTTTCCCGCCGATACAACGACCCCCAGATCAaccaggtattgtgtgtagcgtGCGCCCTCGACCCCCAGTTTCACGGCCTGGGCTTCATGGACGTCAGAGAGCAGGCGACCACCTTCGCCTGGCTGAAGAAAGAAGTGGTCCGGATCGTAGAGGAGGACCGGAGGAGGGCCGAGGCAGCGTCTCCAGGgggcaggaagaggaagaagaggggatCCTCCTCGACCACCTCatcaggagagatggagggagacgtCCTGAGAAGAAGCAAAAGGCTGAAGGAGATCACCCCGGTCAGTTTCAAAGAGCGAACAGAGAGTGATTCAGACGAGGAAGCCACCGATAGCTCTGTGAACGACGACAGTGAgagtgataacatggagccgaAACTGGAGCCCACCTCCCAGCAGACTGGCATGGAGTTCCTTCTAGGGGACCTATTCGGCTCCCAGTCCCAGAACAAGCAGCCCTCAGTGGAAGAGACAGTGGACATTGAGCTGTCCGTCTTCAGAGCAGAGAAGGGGGCCACCCTGGGCGTGGAGCCTTTACAGTGGTGGAAGGCTAGGTCAGGACAGCTCCCCCTGCTGGCCAAAGTGGCACGTGCCTACCTAGCTGCCCCGGCTGTCGCAGGCAGTGCCGTCCAGATGTTCCTGCAGGATGGAGGGGGGGTGATTCAGAGGAAGAGAACCAATATTCCTCCAGAGGGCCTTGACCAGATGCTGTTTCTGCACCATAACGGTCTGACCGCGACCACACAGGGTTACACAACGGTCTGA